One segment of Macrotis lagotis isolate mMagLag1 chromosome 1, bilby.v1.9.chrom.fasta, whole genome shotgun sequence DNA contains the following:
- the LOC141489449 gene encoding olfactory receptor 52D1-like produces MSLMNDSHFSTSTFFLVGIPGLEYLHTWIGIPFCSLYVVAVVGNMTILSVVRAERSLHEPMFFFLCMLSVTDLVLSTSTLPRMLCLFWLKSHQIAFDACLTQMFFIHSFTAMESGFFLAMAFDRYVAICNPLRHTTILTNARIVKIGGAVVLRGIAFFSPHPILLKQLPYCRTRIIAHTYCEFMAVVKLACMDTGSTKRYSLSVASVIGSCDGFFIAISYVLILRAVFRLPSREASLKALGTCGSHVCVILVFYSTAVFTFLTHRFGHNVPPQVHIFIANIYLLVPPFLNPIVYGVRTKKIRNYVLGALRVKFV; encoded by the coding sequence ATGTCTCTTATGAatgattcacatttttctacatCCACATTCTTCCTGGTGGGCATCCCAGGTCTGGAGTACCTACACACTTGGATAGGGATTCCCTTCTGCTCCCTGTATGTGGTGGCTGTGGTAGGGAATATGACGATACTATCTGTAGTACGGGCAGAAAGAAGCCTACATGAGCCCATGTTCTTCTTCCTATGCATGCTTTCTGTCACTGACTTGGTCCTCTCTACCTCTACTCTGCCCCGAATGCTCTGTCTTTTCTGGCTTAAGTCACATCAAATTGCCTTTGATGCCTGTCTAACTCAGATGTTTTTTATCCATAGCTTCACAGCCATGGAATCTGGCTTCTTCTTAGCTATGGCCTTTGACCGTTATGTAGCTATTTGCAACCCATTGCGCCACACTACCATTCTTACTAATGCTCGAATAGTCAAGATTGGTGGAGCTGTAGTTCTTCGGGGTATAGCTTTTTTTTCTCCACACCCTATCTTGCTCAAGCAATTGCCCTACTGTCGGACTCGAATCATAGCTCATACTTACTGTGAGTTCATGGCAGTGGTGAAATTGGCTTGTATGGACACAGGTTCCACAAAGCGTTATAGTTTAAGTGTGGCCTCTGTAATTGGCTCCTGTGACGGCTTCTTCATTGCTATCTCTTATGTCTTGATTCTCCGTGCTGTCTTTCGCCTCCCATCCCGTGAGGCTAGCCTTAAGGCCTTGGGAACATGTGGCTCCCATGTCTGTGTGATCCTTGTTTTCTACTCTACAGCTGTATTCACATTTCTCACCCACCGCTTTGGACACAATGTTCCACCTCAGGTTCACATTTTCATTGCCAATATATACTTGTTGGTTCCGCCTTTCCTCAATCCCATTGTATATGGTGTCAGGACAAAAAAGATCCGAAACTATGTCCTTGGGGCATTGAGGGTTAAGTTTGTCTGA